The following are encoded in a window of Plasmodium cynomolgi strain B DNA, chromosome 4, whole genome shotgun sequence genomic DNA:
- a CDS encoding chromatin-binding protein (putative): MTDFLRNLPKPKRRPYEYADGEDDGSRSGGGGGGGSTGGGGGDGGGRNDGSRDGGKKSHGSKADGKNQCYEYLKRKYLRITCNEDFQGGGAYPEIHVNQYPNNMGLPEGGVGGGGGPGGKSTKGNVVLKYLDENNNVKYDNLINEDVLMYNKQIEAIEPNEKIQKLRKKKILSDAKDKEEKFNELAIYKPNEEEENEIINNTKKNIEQMLNEKLKKSLGNKQEDKFFRYIPQNKLNSNLDERIIKVVHKTVDPLDVSKFKHKKLPNVKNSPDYPLLRSPTRKINKEEEENWKIPPCVSNWKNNKGYNIPLDKRIQSDNKKLNNVEINEKFAHLSEYLYVAEKKAREEIKMRNSIIKQKKLKEKEEKENVLRNLAIQARKEKGLAQTQSSIINERKREIERDYRIEKNLKKMKNYENRLIEEQLALNKVNLSKNSNIHDVSLFNINSHNDDGKNQLTTNDDDMYQIYDTSLFNSKQSNNIYKFSNERVRKTLQKMETTQSTAEPVKFIKDISDPFGLDSLLSQAKKK, encoded by the exons ATGACTGATTTTTTGAG gAATTTGCCCAAGCCGAAGAGGAGGCCCTATGAGTACGCCGATGGGGAAGACGACGGAAGTAGAAGCGGTGGAGGTGGAGGCGGTGGAAGTACAGGCGGTGGAGGTGGAGACGGTGGAGGTAGAAACGATGGGAGTAGAGACGGTGGGAAGAAGAGCCATGGAAGCAAAGCTGACGGGAAGAACCAGTGTTACGAGTACCTGAAGAGGAAGTACCTGCGAATCACTTGCAACGAGGATTTccaagggggaggagccTATCCGGAGATCCACGTCAACCAATACCCTAACAACATGGGCCTTCCAGAAGGTGGTGTTGGAGGCGGAGGAGGCCCGGGGGGAAAAAGTACCAAAGGAAACGTAGTGCTCAAGTATCTAGACGAAAATAACAACGTAAAGTATGACAACCTAATTAATGAAGATGTCCTAATGTACAATAAACAAATAGAAGCAATAGaaccaaatgaaaaaatccaaaaattaagaaaaaaaaaaatcctatcAGATGCAaaagataaagaagaaaaatttaatgaactAGCCATTTACAAAccaaatgaagaggaagaaaatgaaatcataaataatacaaaaaaaaatattgaacaaatgctaaatgaaaaattaaaaaaaagtttaggAAATAAACAAgaagataaattttttagataTATTCCTCAAAATAAACTTAACTCAAATTTAGATGAAAGGATTATAAAAGTGGTCCATAAAACAGTGGACCCTTTAGACGTGTCtaaatttaaacataaaaaattacccaaTGTGAAGAACTCTCCTGATTATCCTTTGTTAAGGTCCCCTActagaaaaataaacaaagaagaggaggaaaattgGAAAATACCTCCTTGTGTCTCCAACtggaaaaataacaaaggATATAACATCCCCTTGGATAAACGAATACAAagtgataataaaaaactaAACAATGTTGAGATTAacgaaaaatttgcacacctAAGTGAGTACCTGTACGTGGCGGAGAAAAAAGCGAGAGAAGAAATCAAAATGAGGAACAGCAtcattaaacaaaaaaaattaaaagaaaaagaagaaaaagaaaacgtttTACGAAATTTAGCCATACAAgcaagaaaagaaaaaggactTGCACAAACACAGAGCTCCATTATCaacgaaagaaaaagagaaatagaAAGAGATTaccgcatagaaaaaaatcttaaaaaaatgaaaaattatgaaaatagaCTCATCGAAGAACAACTTGCTCTCAACAAAGTCAATCTCAGTAAAAACAGCAACATACATGATGTTAGCCTTTTCAACATAAACAGTCACAATGACGACGGAAAGAATCAACTCACAACCAACGACGATGATATGTACCAGATTTATGACACCTCTTTGTTCAACTCCAAACAGAGCAACAATATTTACAAGTTCTCCAACGAGCGGGTGAGGAAGACGCTGCAAAAGATGGAGACCACGCAGAGCACCGCCGAGCCGGTCAAATTTATCAAGGACATCTCCGACCCCTTCGGCCTCGACAGCCTGCTCTCCCAGGCCAAGAAGAAGTAG
- a CDS encoding hypothetical protein (putative), protein MGNSNRRETNKKEDEEEEDDLGKVSEEEPGDDGRRGDPKGRSKGDEVKGRGLLDESIINLFFYENYFKNFFNLNDINKFGFTANSTKEGCEVEGGGEDKGTNEETVKIRNNKKIEEMTLHNNRYIKKGVSESVRRKDLSDVNYIYRKVRKSKRYIASDQVETCMRNYLYHIDRRKFPIWKESLGGERSGEKDARTNVGGGAAGGAAGGAAEAATEAAAEAAEQVRRASDVGDADTLEEVEPQRRLKGLPSEVKKGRSGKTKGEGCPRKWKKNVPHRVKIGEDKVTLRRKSTLGRKYDEVFCLYSSGRNYRRARRKGMDDVGGKRRKDRAEAEEEAAEEAAEEAAEEAEEDAAEEAEKEAEEDAAEEAAEEAEEEAEEEAHLRGNVDSAQLSGDRQLPGKGLDSPMKSEMGKRKSDNSSYAVYIKKTLSKVFNRYEINRYGLVRKKKKGSMLLGHLLKEKKEQMNMGISFSPAGLLIPYHLGVSSLLIEKNILNMHTSIAGSSAGSICACCLGIGLRVDKCFFLIENIISNVYKNGCYQKLQNVLDVELNKYLYTGSYNFLNKRSGSVFVGITQILPYYKRLNITKFYDDNDLINAVIASCNIPMYLSNNIFVNFRNKKCIDGFFSTKKKEFGCPSTKTERIVKVSPFDSDYVGIENKNNSVISPHMVKYRHLIFLFLCVKNLFHRLVDNVWVEKDYAFLVRRLKRIMDLRIFSWGGFLRDYFCAPGGGDLDRGHLHGGYLHGGDPDGPDFPCEAGPSELMHRLEVRLSRFRCTCGRSAAARELFLRVNRETLSQFDRHNCKYSNFYSFSVTLINVMSAYFEENFFPSRRLKEAVLGGLRQDGGDTVGEEKGEKKGEKKGEENGEEKGEEKGEEKGEKNGEKNGQKNGEKKGEKNGEKNGQKNGEKNGEDAQLENFFLLLEKKQLLRMEEHIRFHPQLESEVILFFFKEHFANESIARLEKRFIKRSIHQLLDSLKEICFVDCVERCVRRLVRLRRSDEKGRGDGRLVLSGSKGEPPGEDFQPRVRVITHYLKHSQIYKNFIYILNEIKAANGRVVKVSEHNYYSFMCLNGEDMGDSYLFLYLYVYANLCHRELFAHAGGRAAVRGGGVVSGVSGISGISGVSGVGSSVSGISGGDNCVCGNCICGAVTSKPRGRSPLLTEGINCGEAAPWGYIPKGDGELAQHMVQKRESVTNASQEPRTMSLTQRFSELWAVRKRNGEEGGEGEEVKKEEEKKEEEEEEKKKHKVKHKVNDSDQISHASYVNLFMRKEDEMAVGSSHTHYVRRSHSGIGNKLGDQKVGGESAGGESPEGEMRQVYQMRGSQGGQSTDDMNKHRVKSYSFFKKVESEKPSVGAEPQLNCGHKCQFEKGLPRMLNNLLLFNHDGGVIKKLDEFVKTNRSKIATMNEQRRSEICSHLHEIDHIYRDMLFLQRFVFSINFSEQTRYKFLRKGRKGAVDGEAKSAGLEKSFGLAGPPGLAAEVEGTKWEKPTKEELTGQMSPSKGRVKIPGCARTGGEGQERTICTSIEEMFVYGSMEKEVSDVGKVTTQKNDNKVMEDMLKVPPKSGEDWTKRRRGSDILPERRGSTKQMRTEVTMHDGSPDNFVDDVETNIDRKLYDNDRTYFVKNVFSMRKLLKMALEGADDKVIRKIYDLGRSDTYLWLYTEYLNVCIFCFKKVYLLYVKLVSVFESLLGITSLGKRRRRKHDVAAMLSSMQKFVLYVNGRAFNVFELCSFVYMCFGGGGGGASGGAAGGAAGGVAVGAAGGVAGGASGGVAGKGTAPSGEGSSQMTMVEAAVNVVEEPARDATRRRRPSRCAVHTERWGEEKKKVETKGEAKEEAKGEAEEEAKGEGKEEAKEDATEECPNEDNASDAPLAKREKQHIPEGTPPHALPTHALPSHRHLEDAQAADAKVCKGHHLSRKGKRGSGRLKRKEKKNDKIRKPSGEEKENLPHQSSNTRKVIRGFHPGRVSKMKQKKGIQKGTKERKPRSISLPVDLHNTVLKMHHLKGKIKLNKNIIDGINREILIGTPYEHIYTHSNFWIYSSSDESDDKNLYGNGFYLNSEDAVGSSFDSVFDDLSDEADGFSKISNFFRTFRNMDGNLGLSGYFGF, encoded by the exons ATGGGTAACTCGAATAGGAGAGAGACGAATAAGAAGGaagatgaagaggaggaggatgattTAGGGAAGGTGAGTGAGGAGGAACCAGGGGACGATGGTAGGAGAGGCGATCCTAAGGGTCGTAGCAAGGGAGATGAAGTGAAGGGTAGAGGACTCCTGGACGAAAGCATAATTAACCTCTTCTTTTATGAGAACTACTTCAAGAATTTCTTCAACTTAAACGATATTAACAAGTTCGGTTTTACGGCGAATAGCACCAAGGAAGGATGTGAGGTGGAAGGGGGTGGGGAGGACAAAGGGACAAATGAAGAAACTGTCAAAATTAGGAACAACAAAAAGATCGAAGAAATGACCCTCCACAATAACAGGTACATT aagaagggggtaAGCGAGTCGGTAAGGAGGAAGGACCTGTCCGATGTTAACTACATATATAGGAAGGTTAGGAAGTCGAAGAGGTATATTGCGTCTGACCAGGTGGAGACTTGCATGAGGAATTATTTGTACCACATTGATAGGAGGAagttccccatttggaaggagtccttggggggggagagatcGGGTGAAAAGGATGCCCGTACGAATgtggggggaggagcagcaggaggagcagcaggaggagcagcagaagcagcaacGGAAGCAGCAGCGGAAGCAGCGGAGCAGGTGAGACGCGCAAGTGACGTGGGAGATGCGGACACCTTGGAGGAGGTCGAGCCGCAGAGACGCCTGAAGGGACTCCCGagtgaagtgaaaaaagggagaagtggCAAAACGAAAGGGGAGGGATGCCCtcgcaaatggaaaaagaatgTACCCCACAGAGTGAAGATAGGAGAGGACAAAGTTACGCTTCGGCGGAAAAGCACTTTGGGTAGGAAGTATGACGAAGTCTTTTGCTTGTACAGTTCGGGCAGAAATTATCGTCGTGCGAGGAGGAAGGGGATGGACGATGTGGGgggaaagaggaggaaggatAGGGCGGAAGCTGAGGAGGAAGCTGCGGAGGAAGCTGCGGAGGAAGCTGCGGAAGAGGCTGAGGAGGACGCTGCGGAAGAAGCTGAGAAGGAGGCCGAGGAGGACGCTGCGGAAGAAGCTGCGGAAGAAGCTGAGGAGGAGGCCGAGGAAGAAGCGCACCTGCGCGGGAATGTGGACTCGGCACAGTTAAGTGGAGACAGACAATTGCCAGGGAAGGGTCTGGACTCCCCTATGAAGagcgaaatggggaagagaaaaagtgaCAACTCTTCCTACGCGGTGTATATCAAAAAGACCCTTTCGAAGGTATTCAATAGGTACGAAATAAATAGGTACGGATtggtgaggaagaagaagaagggaagcATGTTGTTGGGTCATCTCCttaaggagaagaaggagcaaaTGAACATGGGGATTTCTTTCTCCCCAGCAGGGTTATTAATACCATATCATCTAGGGGTGAGCAGTTtgttaatagaaaaaaacatacttAATATGCACACGAGTATAGCGGGTTCATCGGCAGGTAGCATCTGTGCGTGTTGCTTGGGTATCGGCTTAAGAGTAGataaatgcttttttttaattgaaaatattattagtAATGTGTACAAGAACGGGTGTTACCAGAAGCTGCAAAATGTGTTAGATGTGGAGCTCAACAAGTACCTCTACACAGGcagttacaattttttaaacaaacgAAGTGGAAGCGTCTTTGTAGGCATCACACAGATACTCCCCTACTATAAGAGGTTAAATATAACGAAATTTTACGACGACAATGACCTGATCAACGCAGTAATCGCGTCGTGTAATATTCCTATGTATTTGTCgaacaatatttttgtgaattttagaaataaaaagtgtaTTGATGGATTTTTCAgtacgaagaaaaaagaatttggTTGCCCCAGCACGAAGACCGAGCGGATAGTAAAGGTTTCACCCTTCGACTCGGACTATGTGGGTATTGAAAACAAGAACAATAGTGTTATCAGTCCTCATATGGTTAAATATCGACATTtgatttttctctttttgtgTGTGAAGAATTTATTTCACCGGTTGGTTGACAACGTGTGGGTGGAGAAGGACTATGCGTTTTTGGTTCGTCGGTTGAAGCGCATCATGGATTTGAGGATCTTCTCCTGGGGGGGGTTCTTGCGCGATTACTTCTGCGCCCCTGGGGGGGGCGATCTGGATAGGGGCCATCTGCATGGGGGCTATCTGCATGGGGGCGATCCAGACGGCCCCGACTTTCCTTGCGAGGCGGGCCCCTCCGAACTGATGCACCGCCTGGAAGTGAGGCTCAGCCGGTTCCGCTGCACATGTGGCAGGAGTGCCGCCGCGAGGGAGCTCTTCCTGAGGGTGAACCGGGAAACCCTCTCCCAGTTCGATCGGCACAACTGCAAGTATTCTAATTTTTACAGCTTCTCCGTGACGCTAATAAATGTGATGAGCGCCTACTTTGAGGAGAACTTCTTCCCCAGCAGGCGGTTGAAGGAGGCAGTGCTGGGGGGGTTGCGGCAAGATGGGGGAGACACAGtaggggaggaaaaaggagagaagaaaggagagaagaaaggagaggaaaatggagaggaaaaaggagaggaaaaaggagaggaaaaaggagaaaaaaatggagaaaaaaatggacagaaaaatggagagaagaaaggagaaaaaaacggagaaaaaaatggacagaaaaatggagagaaaaacgGAGAGGACGCCCAACTGGAaaactttttccttctcctggaaaaaaaacaactgcTCAGAATGGAGGAGCACATACGATTTCACCCCCAGCTGGAGAGCGaagtcattttattttttttcaaggagCATTTCGCCAACGAAAGCATCGCACGGTTGGAAAAGAGGTTCATAAAGAGGAGCATCCACCAGCTGCTGGATTCGTTGAAGGAAATTTGCTTTGTTGATTGTGTGGAGAGGTGTGTGCGGAGGTTAGTTCGCTTGAGGCGCAGCGATGAGAAGGGTCGGGGTGATGGGAGGTTGGTTTTGTCTGGCTCTAAGGGGGAGCCCCCCGGAGAGGACTTCCAACCGCGCGTGAGAGTGATTACCCATTATTTGAAGCACAGCCAGATTTACAAAAACTTCATTTACATACTTAACGAAATAAAAGCGGCGAACGGAAGAGTCGTTAAGGTTAGCGAGCACAACTACTACAGCTTCATGTGTCTGAACGGGGAGGACATGGGCGATTCTTACCTCTTTTTGTACCTCTACGTGTATGCCAATTTGTGCCACCGGGAGTTGTTCGCCCACGCGGGTGGGAGAGCCGCTGTCAGGGGTGGCGGCGTTGTCAGCGGTGTCAGCGGTATTAGCGGTATCAGCGGCGTTAGCGGCGTAGGCAGCAGTGTCAGCGGCATCAGCGGCGGTGATAACTGCGTCTGTGGCAACTGCATCTGTGGGGCAGTTACCTCCAAGCCGCGAGGAAGAAGCCCCCTCCTCACTGAAGGCATCAACTGTGGTGAAGCAGCTCCGTGGGGCTATATACCCAAAGGGGATGGCGAGTTGGCACAACATATGGTGCAGAAGAGAGAGTCCGTGACGAACGCGAGTCAGGAGCCGCGAACGATGAGCTTAACGCAAAGATTCTCGGAGCTGTGGGCGGTTAGGAAGCGGAATGGAGAAGAGGGTggagagggggaggaggtgaagaaggaggaggagaagaaagaggaggaggaggaggagaaaaagaagcataaGGTGAAGCATAAGGTGAATGACTCTGACCAGATTAGCCATGCGAGTTATGTTAACCTGTTTATGAGAAAAGAGGACGAAATGGCAGTGGGTAGTAGTCACACGCACTATGTCAGAAGGAGTCACAGCGGAATAGGCAACAAATTGGGGGACCAGAAAGTGGGTGGTGAGAGTGCAGGAGGGGAGAGTCCAGAAGGTGAGATGCGCCAAGTGTACCAGATGCGGGGGTCTCAAGGGGGACAATCTACAGACGATATGAATAAACACAGAGTGAAAAGTTACTCGTTTTTTAAGAAGGTGGAGAGTGAAAAACCGTCTGTGGGTGCAGAACCCCAACTGAACTGTGGTCATAAATGTCAATTTGAGAAGGGCCTTCCTCGGATGCTCAACaatttgctcctttttaacCATGACGGTGGAGTCATTAAAAAGTTAGACGAGTTTGTGAAGACGAACAGGAGTAAAATAGCTACCATGAATGAGCAGCGGAGAAGTGAGATATGCTCGCACCTACATGAAATTGATCATATATACAGAgatatgctttttttgcagagATTTGTGTTCTCCATTAATTTTTCCGAGCAGACCAGGTATAAGTTTTtgaggaaggggaggaagggTGCAGTGGATGGAGAGGCGAAGTCAGCTGGGTTGGAGAAGTCATTTGGATTAGCGGGGCCACCTGGATTAGCGGCTGAAGTGGAGGGAACTAAATGGGAAAAACCCACAAAGGAAGAGTTAACAGGACAAATGTCGCCAAGCAAAGGACGAGTGAAGATCCCAGGTTGTGCTAGAACAGGAGGAGAGGGACAGGAAAGAACGATCTGCACGAGCATTGAAGAAATGTTCGTTTATGGCTCGATGGAGAAGGAGGTGTCCGATGTTGGAAAGGTTACCACACAGAAGAATGATAACAAAGTAATGGAAGACATGTTAAAGGTACCTCCAAAAAGTGGAGAGGACTGGACCaagagaagaaggggatCTGATATCCTTCCGGAGAGAAGAGGTTCTACCAAACAGATGCGGACAGAAGTGACGATGCATGATGGTTCACCGGATAACTTTGTTGATGATGTAGAGACAAATATAGAcagaaaattatatgataatGATCGAACCtactttgttaaaaatgtgttctCCATGAGGAAGTTACTAAAAATGGCTTTGGAAGGAGCAGACGATAAAGTAATAAGAAAGATATATGACTTGGGTCGTAGTGACACTTACCTGTGGCTATACACCGAATATTTAAacgtgtgcattttttgttttaaaaaggtttacCTTTTATATGTCAAGCTAGTTTCTGTGTTTGAGTCGCTGCTTGGGATTACAAGTTTGGGcaagcggaggaggaggaagcatGACGTGGCTGCTATGCTCAGCTCGATGCAAAAGTTTGTCCTTTACGTGAACGGAAGGGCGTTCAACGTGTTCGAGCTGTGCAGttttgtgtatatgtgttttggcggcggggggggaggagcatCAGGTGGAGCGGCAGGTGGAGCGGCAGGTGGAGTAGCAGTTGGAGCGGCAGGTGGAGTAGCAGGTGGAGCATCCGGTGGAGTAGCAGGAAAGGGGACAGCTCCCTCAGGGGAGGGTTCCTCGCAGATGACAATGGTAGAGGCAGCGGTGAATGTGGTGGAGGAGCCTGCGCGTGACGCTACTCGAAGGAGGAGGCCCTCTCGCTGTGCTGTTCACACGGAGAGGTGgggagaggagaagaagaaggtggAAACGAAAGGAGAAGcgaaggaagaagcgaagggagaagcggaggaagaagcgaagggggaagggaaggaagaagcgaaggaaGACGCGACGGAGGAATGCCCAAACGAGGACAACGCTTCCGATGCGCCATTAGCTAAACGCGAGAAGCAACACATCCCTGAAGGGACCCCCCCACACGCTCTCCCCACGCACGCTCTCCCCTCCCATCGGCATTTGGAGGATGCCCAAGCGGCGGATGCAAAGGTGTGCAAGGGCCATCACTTGTCTAGGAAGGGCAAACGGGGGAGTGGCCGCctcaaaagaaaagaaaaaaaaaatgataaaattagaaaaccCAGCGGGGAAGAGAAGGAGAATCTACCCCACCAAAGTAGCAACACTCGAAAGGTAATCAGGGGCTTCCACCCAGGTAGGGTctccaaaatgaagcaaaagaaaGGTATTCAAAAAGGTACAAAGGAAAGGAAGCCAAGAAGTATAAGTCTACCGGTTGATCTTCACAACACCGTTTTGAAAATGCACCATTTGAAGGGgaagataaaattaaataaaaatattattgatGGGATTAATAGGGAGATACTGATTGGTACTCCATATGAGCACATCTATACGCATTCGAATTTTTGGATATACTCCTCTTCTGATGAGAGTGATGACAAGAATCTTTACGGCAACGGGTTCTACCTGAACAGCGAAGATGCCGTGGGTTCGTCGTTCGATTCTGTGTTTGACGACCTGTCGGATGAGGCGGATGGCTTTTCCAagatttccaattttttcaggACCTTCAGGAATATGGACGGGAATTTGGGCCTCTCGGGCTACTTCGGCTTTTGA
- a CDS encoding small nuclear ribonucleoprotein Sm D2 (putative) — MKTETTVEENRDNPEDGPLGLLSECVKDNAQVLINCRNNRKLLARVKAFDRHCNLLLTEVREIWVEVVKDKKKKKKINKDRYISILFLRGDSVILILRNPK, encoded by the exons atgaagaccGAAACGACGGTGGAAGAAAACCGGGACAATCCCGAGGATGGTCCTTTGGGACTCCTGTCCGAGTGTGTCAAGGACAACGCGCAGGTTTTAATTAACTGCCGCAATAATAGGAAACTTCTGGCGCGG GTTAAAGCGTTTGATAGGCACTGTAATTTGTTGCTGACCGAGGTTCGAGAAATTTGGGTAGAGGTGGTGaaagacaaaaagaagaaaaaaaaaattaacaaggACAGATACATCAGTATACTCTTTTTAAGGGGAGACTccgttattttaattttgagaAATCCAAAGTGA
- a CDS encoding DEAD/DEAH box helicase (putative) has protein sequence MKLHKGFSTSDVLDNFDKKLNKNYKMFEEGTIQKMHSEYEHRVKEKTKVKVKRKGALGNKRPRDGTSGEDEPQEQAQSEEKPNRRDDASEADDVDEVDHVNDADEVDHVSDADEVDHVNDADERATFRDLNICEEILQSIDELGWKKPTAIQRKMLPYAFQKRDIIGLSETGSGKTACFIIPILQELREKRQSFFALVISPTRELCIQIAQHFQALGSNLLVNICTIFGGVDIVTQSLNLAKRPNIIVSTPGRILDHLNNTKGFNLKNLKYLVFDEADKLLSLDFEASINKLLLILPEKRITFLFSATMTKSVAKLKKASLKNPIKVEVSNKYSTASTLIENYLFIPLKYKYTYLCSLSIIIFANTCATAQKINFFCRNLGLKSICLHGKLTQNQRLSSLNSFKSNRYNILISTQVGARGLDLKDIKIVINFDLCSCKEYIHRVGRTARAGRTGKSITFVTQYDVENFLSIEKMLNKKIDKFSEFDENDVLLYHEQTVEALRLADTEMKENQDLYRRGKFKKVRR, from the exons atgaagcttcACAAAGGCTTCAGCACAAGTGACGTGCTAGATAACTTCGACAAAAAgctaaacaaaaattacaaaatgtttGAGGAGGGGACCATACAGAAGATGCATAGCGAATACGAGCACCGGGTGAAGGAGAAGACCAAGGTGAAGGTGAAAAGGAAGGGCGCGCTGGGGAACAAGAGGCCGCGCGATGGGACGAGCGGGGAGGACGAACCGCAGGAGCAAGCACAGAGCGAAGAAAAACCCAACCGCAGAGACGACGCGAGCGAAGCGGACGATGTGGACGAAGTAGACCACGTTAACGACGCTGACGAAGTAGACCACGTTAGCGATGCGGACGAAGTAGACCACGTTAACGACGCGGACGAACGGGCCACCTTCCGCGATCTGAACATCTGCGAGGAAATCCTGCAGAGCATAGACGAGCTGGGTTGGAAGAAGCCGACCGCCATCCAGCGCAAGATGCTGCCCTACGCCTTCCAGAAGAGAGACATTATCGGCCTGAGCGAAACGGGCAGCGGAAAAACGGCTTGCTTCATAATACCCATCCTGCAGGAGCTCCGAGAGAAGAGGCAAAGCTTCTTCGCCCTGGTCATCTCCCCCACCAGGGAACTCTGCATACAAATAGCACAGCACTTTCAAGCCTTGGGGTCAAACCTACTTGTTAATATATGCACAATATTTGGAGGTGTCGATATAGTGACTCAGTCTTTAAATCTAGCGAAAAGACCGAACATCATTGTGAGTACCCCAGGAAGGATCCTAGACCATTTGAACAACACCAAAggttttaatttaaaaaatttaaaatacctCGTCTTTGACGAAGCAGACAAATTATTATCCCTCGACTTTGAGGCCTCCATTAATAAGCTCTTGTTGATTCTTccagaaaaaagaatcacCTTTTTATTCTCTGCAACAATGACGAAAAGTGTAgccaaattgaaaaaagcaTCACTAAAGAACCCCATCAAAGTAGAGGTCTCCAATAAGTACAGCACCGCTAGCACACTCATCGAAAATTACTTATTCATTCCACTCAAATACAAATACACCTACCTGTGTAGCTT GAGTATTATCATCTTTGCAAATACTTGTGCGACAGCTCAgaagataaattttttctgtagaAATTTAGGACTGAAGTCGATATGCTTACATGGGAAGTTAACACAAAACCAGAGACTAAGTAGTttgaattcttttaaaagtaACCGTTACAATATCTTAATTTCTACACAAGTCGGGGCTAGAGGACTTGAtttaaaagatataaaaattgtaataaattttgatcTCTGTTCATGTAAGGAGTATATCCATAGGGTGGGAAGAACTGCTCGAGCGGGTCGTACCGGGAAGTCTATCACTTTCGTTACGCAGTATGATGTAGAAAATTTTCTCTCCATTGAAAAGATgctcaataaaaaaattgacaagtTTAGCGAGTTCGACGAAAATGACGTGCTGCTTTATCACGAGCAAACTGTTGAGGCGCTTCGCCTGGCCGACACAGAGATGAAGGAGAATCAGGACCTCTACCGCAGGGGCAAGTTCAAGAAGGTTCGCCGATGA
- a CDS encoding rRNA methylase (putative), with protein MRTKHAGCGMLLFLRGAEVTPFGVLPEFRPDLPPRRANGRPKAIHSLSSPHRNDKYYTPSVNTKRNKFLDAQAENDIDYVYGVNSVSSVLVKNERTIHSVLVNEKIRLNKKTRKQAYRYIFDTLKERNIPIRTTSKRKLDDLVGGFPHNDIIMQTTYRTMKREKHFLKEYPKKEKQGNIYICLHDVYDNMNIGNI; from the exons ATGCGGACAAAGCACGCCGGCTGCGGGATGCTTCTCTTCCTGCGTGGCGCAGAAGTTACCCCGTTCGGCGTCCTTCCAGAATTTCGACCTGACTTGCCACCACGCCGGGCCAACGGACGGCCGAAGGCCATCCACTCGCTCTCCTCCCCTCACCGTAACGACAAATACTACACCCCATCAgtaaatacaaaaagaaataaattcttGGATGCTCAGGCAGAGAACGACATAGATTATGTGTATGGGGTAAATTCAGTGTCGTCCGTCCTGGTGAAGAACGAGCGGACCATTCACAGCGTCTTG GTGAACGAGAAAATCCggctgaacaaaaaaacgcgcaAGCAGGCCTACCGGTACATATTCGACACGCTAAAAGAACGGAACATCCCAATAAGAACCACGAGCAAGAGGAAGTTGGACGACCTGGTGGGAGGCTTCCCACACAACGACATCATCATGCAGACCACCTACCGTAccatgaaaagggaaaaacactTCCTCAAGGAATAcccaaagaaggagaagcagggAAATATTTACATCTGCCTCCACGATGTGTACGATAATATGAACATCGGGAATATC